From Phycodurus eques isolate BA_2022a chromosome 1, UOR_Pequ_1.1, whole genome shotgun sequence, one genomic window encodes:
- the LOC133409601 gene encoding specifically androgen-regulated gene protein-like isoform X1, with protein sequence MNHPQPHPCAMSTGDTWHGGVALTSLSNKKSTGSYDSVISMNSGYSEDSMEHLSAEERACLMYLEQTIEAWEMQEDSGLSNDEPDSVLLLEKMGLTEVDDISRLNFESRMDQRSETLPTLLGGLPAEEASECMTFTEENIPEHYLLNQNCEPNFTTVSSTEDLRTYVNVISRPQLLVTGSVTGCDIPLDTDTEGLCLPPIDDSPNVITCITPEIDVGLIPPPSDFMDDPGPDAQPSPELAPEPDPEADCVEAPPHSSSSRPVSIDLKRLYQRALEKRPPVSPPANHKHLTDKLPIEARQSLPALESLVPVIVHPEVTEPKSPPFVAPRPKRLSVKTPHQTQTTEPNSPIAPNGNQQLLDHKRIHLQALQKLGLLKGSVADLDPSLSQELSPQTRKSWADLPYRSSQSLLNLSNLTPSDSFKSNASPGSPSTASSGPSAFSDRARLLLSDRGQSPVNNVLAVNTQMKFPPLTPSDLVKQLTKATGAQSGSTEHSGQRLSRPVDRHKSISVQQCLSHAISPDVRRRGSSHQHSQNSHKESRSQGVSVLICPRDENGVGRREALKKLGLIRD encoded by the exons ATGAACCACCCCCAGCCTCATCCCTGTGCAATGTCGACGGGTGACACGTGGCATGGTGGCGTTGCCTTGACATCCTTGAGCAATAAGAAGAGCACTGGAAGCTATGACAGTGTAATCAGCATGAACTCTGGCTAT AGTGAGGATAGCATGGAGCACTTATCTGCTGAGGAGAGGGCATGCCTCATGTATCTGGAGCAGACCATCGAGGCATGGGAGATGCAGGAGGACAGTGGACTATCCAATGACGAACCAGACTCGGTACTCCTTCTAGAGAAGATGGGTCTGACTGAGGTTGATg ATATTTCCAGATTAAACTTTGAGTCCAGAATGGACCAGCGATCTGAGACCTTGCCCACACTGCTGGGTGGCTTACCAGCAGAGGAGGCGTCTGAGTGCATGACGTTCACCGAAGAAAACATACCTGAGCATTACCTTTTGAATCAAAACTGTGAACCAAACTTCACCACTGTTTCCAGCACAGAAGATCTTCGAACTTATGTGAATGTCATATCACGACCTCAACTTCTGGTTACTGGCTCAGTCACTGGTTGCGACATCCCACTAGATACAGATACCGAGGGACTGTGTTTACCCCCCATTGACGACTCTCCAAACGTAATCACTTGCATTACTCCAGAGATAGATGTAGGTCTGATTCCCCCTCCATCTGACTTCATGGATGATCCTGGACCTGATGCACAGCCCAGTCCTGAGCTTGCTCCAGAGCCTGATCCAGAGGCCGACTGTGTCGAAGCCCCCCCTCactccagcagcagcaggccgGTCTCTATTGACTTGAAGCGGCTATACCAGAGAGCCTTAGAGAAGAGACCTCCAGTTAGTCCCCCTGCTAACCACAAACATCTGACAGACAAGCTCCCGATCGAGGCTCGTCAGAGTCTCCCTGCCTTGGAGTCCCTTGTCCCAGTGATCGTTCATCCTGAAGTCACAGAGCCCAAGAGCCCACCCTTTGTGGCCCCTAGGCCAAAAAGGCTTTCAGTCAAAACACCACACCAGACACAAACAACAGAACCTAATTCACCCATTGCACCCAACGGCAATCAGCAACTGTTGGACCACAAGAGAATCCACCTTCAGGCCCTCCAGAAGCTTGGGCTGCTTAAAGGTTCTGTGGCCGATTTGGACCCCTCCCTGAGTCAGGAGCTTTCTCCACAAACTCGAAAGTCATGGGCAGATCTTCCATATCGAAGCAGTCAGTCACTTCTAAATTTATCCAATCTAACACCATCAGATAGCTTCAAAAGCAACGCGTCCCCTGGCTCTCCCTCCACTGCTTCGTCTGGCCCCTCTGCCTTCAGTGACCGTGCCAGACTTCTCTTGTCAGATCGTGGACAATCTCCTGTGAACAATGTGTTAGCGGTTAATACCCAGATGAAATTCCCTCCTCTCACACCTTCGGACCTGGTCAAGCAGTTAACCAAGGCCACAGGCGCACAATCGGGTTCCACGGAGCACTCCGGCCAGCGCCTAAGCCGCCCCGTGGATCGTCACAAAAGCATTAGCGTTCAGCAGTGCCTCAGTCATGCCATTAGCCCGGACGTTCGGAGACGTGGCTCCTCCCACCAGCACTCTCAGAACTCTCACAAGGAGTCACGGTCACAAGGCGTCAGCGTGTTGATCTGCCCTCGGGATGAAAATGGAGTGGGCCGCCGTGAAGCCCTGAAGAAACTCGGACTGATCAGGGACTAA
- the LOC133409601 gene encoding uncharacterized protein LOC133409601 isoform X2 yields the protein MDQRSETLPTLLGGLPAEEASECMTFTEENIPEHYLLNQNCEPNFTTVSSTEDLRTYVNVISRPQLLVTGSVTGCDIPLDTDTEGLCLPPIDDSPNVITCITPEIDVGLIPPPSDFMDDPGPDAQPSPELAPEPDPEADCVEAPPHSSSSRPVSIDLKRLYQRALEKRPPVSPPANHKHLTDKLPIEARQSLPALESLVPVIVHPEVTEPKSPPFVAPRPKRLSVKTPHQTQTTEPNSPIAPNGNQQLLDHKRIHLQALQKLGLLKGSVADLDPSLSQELSPQTRKSWADLPYRSSQSLLNLSNLTPSDSFKSNASPGSPSTASSGPSAFSDRARLLLSDRGQSPVNNVLAVNTQMKFPPLTPSDLVKQLTKATGAQSGSTEHSGQRLSRPVDRHKSISVQQCLSHAISPDVRRRGSSHQHSQNSHKESRSQGVSVLICPRDENGVGRREALKKLGLIRD from the coding sequence ATGGACCAGCGATCTGAGACCTTGCCCACACTGCTGGGTGGCTTACCAGCAGAGGAGGCGTCTGAGTGCATGACGTTCACCGAAGAAAACATACCTGAGCATTACCTTTTGAATCAAAACTGTGAACCAAACTTCACCACTGTTTCCAGCACAGAAGATCTTCGAACTTATGTGAATGTCATATCACGACCTCAACTTCTGGTTACTGGCTCAGTCACTGGTTGCGACATCCCACTAGATACAGATACCGAGGGACTGTGTTTACCCCCCATTGACGACTCTCCAAACGTAATCACTTGCATTACTCCAGAGATAGATGTAGGTCTGATTCCCCCTCCATCTGACTTCATGGATGATCCTGGACCTGATGCACAGCCCAGTCCTGAGCTTGCTCCAGAGCCTGATCCAGAGGCCGACTGTGTCGAAGCCCCCCCTCactccagcagcagcaggccgGTCTCTATTGACTTGAAGCGGCTATACCAGAGAGCCTTAGAGAAGAGACCTCCAGTTAGTCCCCCTGCTAACCACAAACATCTGACAGACAAGCTCCCGATCGAGGCTCGTCAGAGTCTCCCTGCCTTGGAGTCCCTTGTCCCAGTGATCGTTCATCCTGAAGTCACAGAGCCCAAGAGCCCACCCTTTGTGGCCCCTAGGCCAAAAAGGCTTTCAGTCAAAACACCACACCAGACACAAACAACAGAACCTAATTCACCCATTGCACCCAACGGCAATCAGCAACTGTTGGACCACAAGAGAATCCACCTTCAGGCCCTCCAGAAGCTTGGGCTGCTTAAAGGTTCTGTGGCCGATTTGGACCCCTCCCTGAGTCAGGAGCTTTCTCCACAAACTCGAAAGTCATGGGCAGATCTTCCATATCGAAGCAGTCAGTCACTTCTAAATTTATCCAATCTAACACCATCAGATAGCTTCAAAAGCAACGCGTCCCCTGGCTCTCCCTCCACTGCTTCGTCTGGCCCCTCTGCCTTCAGTGACCGTGCCAGACTTCTCTTGTCAGATCGTGGACAATCTCCTGTGAACAATGTGTTAGCGGTTAATACCCAGATGAAATTCCCTCCTCTCACACCTTCGGACCTGGTCAAGCAGTTAACCAAGGCCACAGGCGCACAATCGGGTTCCACGGAGCACTCCGGCCAGCGCCTAAGCCGCCCCGTGGATCGTCACAAAAGCATTAGCGTTCAGCAGTGCCTCAGTCATGCCATTAGCCCGGACGTTCGGAGACGTGGCTCCTCCCACCAGCACTCTCAGAACTCTCACAAGGAGTCACGGTCACAAGGCGTCAGCGTGTTGATCTGCCCTCGGGATGAAAATGGAGTGGGCCGCCGTGAAGCCCTGAAGAAACTCGGACTGATCAGGGACTAA